A portion of the Bacteroides faecium genome contains these proteins:
- a CDS encoding RagB/SusD family nutrient uptake outer membrane protein, whose translation MKKIINISVCCLLLLATSCSDWLDVNPKNNIKEEELFSTEQGFKEALTGIYMAMCDVSLYGRQLTYGFMDILAQRYDTQSDTETLDYTRTDWYTFPSNQTENYTNKFWGGHYNIIANINNFLTNLETKGNVVTSDGYRDIMKGEMLGLRSFLYFDLLRMFGPVYKDNPSSPTLPYRTEFDRSIVRLMPASELVDNLIATLKEAERLLENDPMNISFPTAGSYEEGLDPFLDYRFNRMNKFAVKAVLARVYLYKGDAQSKVLAADYADQVIKASKGNSHLFTLVTDNATDPVCSTELIFALSMDSEKYDDQIDLDFKAGMTNAYFIKNRDRVYELFDTEADGYNDMRMKEGQGFTISNTGSYILKFRQTGLFSPAIENLMPLIRLPEMYYILAECTADLSESAETLSTVRSARGLSNIEVFAGEDEKMKEIEKEYRKELYGEGQLWYFYKRLGYKTFQFCPVNNMTESNYRFPIPDDEKALGGI comes from the coding sequence ATGAAGAAAATAATAAATATATCTGTATGTTGCCTGTTGCTGCTTGCCACTTCGTGTAGCGACTGGCTGGATGTAAATCCCAAGAACAATATAAAGGAAGAAGAACTGTTCAGTACTGAGCAGGGATTCAAGGAAGCGCTTACTGGTATTTATATGGCTATGTGTGATGTTTCGCTCTATGGCAGACAGTTGACTTATGGCTTTATGGATATTCTGGCACAGCGTTACGACACTCAGTCGGATACGGAAACGCTGGATTATACGCGGACGGACTGGTACACATTCCCGTCCAACCAGACAGAGAATTATACCAATAAATTCTGGGGCGGACATTATAATATCATAGCCAATATCAACAATTTCCTCACCAATCTTGAAACGAAAGGGAATGTTGTGACAAGCGACGGTTACCGGGACATTATGAAAGGTGAAATGCTGGGATTGCGCTCTTTTCTTTATTTCGACCTGCTTCGTATGTTCGGCCCTGTCTATAAAGATAATCCGTCTTCTCCCACTCTGCCTTACCGGACAGAATTCGACCGTTCCATAGTCCGGCTGATGCCTGCTTCTGAGCTGGTGGACAATCTTATTGCTACTCTGAAAGAAGCTGAAAGGTTGCTGGAAAATGATCCGATGAATATCTCTTTCCCGACAGCAGGTTCGTATGAGGAAGGGCTTGACCCTTTCCTGGACTATCGTTTCAACCGTATGAATAAGTTTGCCGTAAAGGCGGTCCTTGCCCGTGTTTACCTTTATAAGGGGGATGCACAATCTAAAGTATTGGCGGCGGATTATGCTGACCAGGTGATTAAGGCATCCAAGGGAAACAGCCACTTGTTCACGCTGGTTACGGATAATGCTACCGACCCCGTTTGTTCCACAGAACTTATATTCGCGTTGAGTATGGATTCCGAGAAGTACGATGACCAGATTGACTTGGATTTCAAAGCTGGGATGACCAATGCGTATTTTATCAAGAATAGGGACAGGGTTTACGAACTGTTCGATACGGAAGCCGACGGATATAATGATATGCGTATGAAGGAAGGACAGGGATTCACCATCTCCAATACCGGTTCATACATCCTTAAATTCAGACAGACCGGATTGTTTTCTCCGGCAATAGAAAACCTGATGCCGCTTATCCGCCTGCCGGAAATGTACTATATTCTTGCCGAATGTACGGCGGATTTGAGTGAATCGGCAGAAACGCTGTCTACTGTCAGAAGTGCCAGGGGGCTTTCCAACATAGAGGTTTTTGCCGGTGAAGACGAGAAGATGAAGGAAATAGAGAAAGAATACCGGAAGGAACTGTATGGAGAAGGACAGTTGTGGTATTTCTACAAACGGTTGGGATATAAAACGTTCCAATTTTGCCCTGTCAACAATATGACTGAAAGCAACTATCGTTTCCCTATTCCTGATGACGAGAAAGCTTTGGGAGGCATTTGA
- a CDS encoding SusC/RagA family TonB-linked outer membrane protein has translation MKDYLSERGTLLNSIVIALVVFLFAGLPVRQALAQNGSKRFDLVCHDEAMPSVLKKVEEASGFKVLFTYNEVQNFKVTINLKQKTVEEAMVAITTSFPLSFRINGKYVSVLLIKRQATRKITGQVKDVNGEPLPGVNVRTDDPSVGGATDMDGKFTIAVPEGKQVKTVHFSYIGMQKVSVPFAGKPLAIVMKDDAHAVDEVVVTGIFERKKEGFTGSANRMSGEEIRKLTSGNVLNAIQMLDPGFRMEESMISGSNPSSVPNFNMRGQSSMGDYSTDETIIMRGDVDTRPNQPLFVLDGIIGVSVTKIMDLDPAQIASVTLLKDAAAMAIYGSQASNGVVVVETKAPEAGKLRVTYNGNYKVEYPDLTDYNLLNAAEKLELERRAGLYDEYYTGESSAGRLASYANKLYNVKRGVNTYWLSQPLQTVFAHRHGINLEGGNESLRYKLYAGINEAPGVMKQTGLSGKSVSLDIRYRYKGLLISNIAYVDYNVSDRTSPYGSFKEYASLNPYYTIRDEKGNIPLYLEEPLDMYDFSSGKYVTNPMYNTLYNTKDRNTAFEVRDAFRAEYSPMSNLRLAMDLTVTKTQSDTDIFKSANHTEFQTGELLPLEDRGSYLWSNATSLQYDLAFTASFNQIWKNKHLLSTFFRYNVTETKNHTAGVNVTGFPNDNMDEVFLGAKMKETTGDESTTRALGAVATVSYTYDQRYAVDVNGRLDASSEFGSNNRLAPFWSTGARWNLHKESWIRKTGIFDELVLRATYGVTGEQGFSAYQALQMYSYANSMRIYQGSDVVGTMLYGMGNPDLKWQITNSFNAGVDFSMFKNKLSGRFEYYNKYTKNTVLDYSLPPSVGFSTMKDNVGNISNVGYEFTLRVMPYYNPSKQMNFSIIANGSHNKNKIKKISNAMRARNQEMMQEDPDNPNKLSRPMPRYEEGYSQTMIWTVRSLGIDPITGREVFLDRNGNRKSTWDASDQVPIGDTEPDLMGTLGVNFNWRGLSVSVAARYKFGGQVYNKTLLDKVENADIYSNVDRRAYTERWLQPGDVAKYKSLSETVNGNTTKASSRFIMDDNELVLNTINIQYRFEKRYDKFLERLGLSSASVGFYMEDLFHWSTVKVERGTEYPMSRQVSMSLNLTF, from the coding sequence ATGAAAGATTATTTAAGCGAGAGAGGAACTCTTTTGAATTCAATCGTGATAGCGTTGGTGGTCTTTTTGTTCGCCGGTTTGCCTGTAAGGCAAGCTTTAGCGCAGAATGGTTCGAAGAGGTTTGACTTAGTGTGTCATGACGAAGCTATGCCTTCTGTGTTGAAGAAAGTGGAGGAAGCTTCAGGGTTTAAAGTTCTGTTCACTTACAATGAAGTCCAGAACTTCAAGGTGACTATCAACCTGAAACAAAAAACGGTGGAAGAAGCTATGGTGGCTATCACTACTTCTTTTCCGCTTTCTTTCAGGATTAACGGCAAGTATGTGTCGGTCTTGTTGATAAAGCGGCAGGCTACGCGGAAAATCACGGGACAGGTGAAAGATGTTAATGGAGAGCCGCTTCCCGGGGTAAATGTCCGGACGGATGACCCGTCGGTAGGTGGTGCTACCGATATGGATGGGAAGTTTACTATTGCTGTGCCCGAAGGCAAGCAGGTAAAGACTGTACATTTTTCTTATATCGGTATGCAGAAGGTGTCTGTCCCCTTTGCCGGGAAGCCTCTTGCCATTGTGATGAAAGATGACGCACATGCGGTAGATGAAGTGGTGGTGACAGGTATTTTCGAACGGAAGAAAGAAGGGTTTACCGGTTCGGCTAATCGGATGTCCGGTGAGGAGATTCGTAAACTGACTTCGGGAAATGTCCTGAACGCCATTCAGATGCTTGACCCCGGTTTCCGGATGGAGGAGAGTATGATTTCCGGTTCCAATCCCAGTTCGGTTCCGAATTTCAATATGCGCGGACAGTCCAGCATGGGAGATTACTCTACGGATGAGACAATTATCATGCGTGGTGATGTGGATACTCGTCCCAATCAGCCATTGTTTGTGCTGGATGGTATCATTGGGGTAAGCGTGACAAAGATTATGGACTTGGATCCTGCCCAGATTGCCAGTGTCACTTTGCTGAAAGATGCTGCGGCGATGGCTATTTATGGTTCGCAGGCTTCCAATGGTGTAGTTGTCGTGGAGACGAAAGCGCCGGAAGCGGGCAAGTTGCGCGTCACCTACAATGGAAATTACAAAGTGGAATATCCTGATTTGACAGATTACAACCTGCTTAATGCAGCCGAAAAACTGGAGCTGGAAAGGCGTGCCGGGCTTTACGACGAGTATTACACGGGAGAATCGTCTGCCGGCAGGCTGGCGTCTTATGCCAACAAGCTCTATAATGTAAAGCGCGGGGTAAATACGTACTGGCTGTCACAGCCTTTGCAGACAGTGTTTGCTCATCGCCATGGCATTAACCTTGAAGGCGGTAATGAGAGTCTCCGTTATAAACTTTATGCGGGTATTAATGAGGCTCCCGGTGTGATGAAGCAGACAGGACTTAGCGGGAAGAGTGTCAGTCTGGACATTCGTTATCGTTACAAAGGATTGTTAATCAGTAATATTGCTTATGTGGATTATAACGTGTCCGACAGAACTTCTCCTTATGGAAGTTTTAAGGAGTATGCTTCGTTGAATCCGTATTATACGATACGCGACGAAAAGGGAAATATTCCCCTCTATCTGGAAGAACCTTTGGATATGTATGATTTCTCTTCCGGGAAATATGTGACAAATCCGATGTATAATACACTTTATAACACGAAAGACCGCAATACTGCTTTTGAAGTGCGTGACGCTTTCCGCGCTGAATATTCTCCGATGAGTAATTTGCGCCTTGCTATGGATCTTACTGTCACAAAGACCCAGTCGGATACGGATATTTTCAAGTCTGCCAATCATACTGAGTTTCAGACGGGAGAACTTTTACCGCTTGAGGACAGAGGGAGCTATCTGTGGAGTAATGCCACTTCGTTGCAGTACGATTTGGCTTTCACTGCCAGCTTCAATCAGATATGGAAAAACAAGCATCTGCTTTCTACTTTTTTCCGTTATAATGTGACCGAAACCAAGAATCATACAGCGGGTGTCAATGTGACGGGTTTTCCCAATGATAATATGGACGAAGTATTCTTGGGTGCGAAGATGAAAGAAACTACGGGAGATGAAAGTACTACACGTGCGTTGGGGGCGGTGGCTACCGTCAGTTATACATATGACCAGCGTTATGCTGTCGATGTGAACGGTCGTTTGGATGCTTCTTCTGAGTTTGGAAGCAATAACAGGCTTGCTCCGTTCTGGTCGACCGGCGCGCGCTGGAATCTCCACAAGGAGTCCTGGATTAGGAAGACGGGGATATTCGATGAATTGGTTTTGCGTGCCACTTACGGTGTGACCGGTGAGCAGGGATTCTCTGCCTATCAGGCATTGCAGATGTACTCTTACGCCAATAGTATGCGTATTTATCAAGGTTCGGACGTGGTGGGAACGATGCTCTACGGTATGGGAAATCCGGATCTGAAATGGCAGATTACGAACTCTTTCAATGCGGGAGTTGACTTTAGCATGTTCAAGAATAAGTTGAGCGGACGTTTTGAATACTACAATAAGTACACTAAGAATACGGTGCTTGATTATTCATTGCCGCCTTCTGTGGGATTTAGTACGATGAAAGATAATGTCGGTAATATCTCTAACGTCGGATATGAGTTCACCTTGCGTGTGATGCCTTATTACAATCCGTCCAAACAGATGAACTTTAGTATTATTGCCAACGGAAGCCACAATAAGAATAAAATTAAGAAAATTTCCAATGCCATGCGTGCACGTAATCAGGAGATGATGCAGGAAGACCCCGACAATCCGAACAAGCTGAGCCGTCCCATGCCTCGCTATGAAGAGGGATATTCACAAACAATGATTTGGACTGTCCGTTCATTGGGAATCGACCCTATCACCGGACGTGAAGTTTTTCTGGATCGTAATGGCAACCGCAAGAGTACGTGGGACGCATCCGACCAAGTGCCGATAGGGGATACCGAACCCGACCTGATGGGTACGTTGGGGGTAAACTTCAACTGGCGCGGACTTAGTGTCAGCGTAGCCGCCCGCTATAAGTTCGGCGGACAGGTGTATAACAAGACGCTGCTCGACAAAGTGGAGAATGCTGACATTTATAGTAATGTAGACCGTCGTGCTTATACCGAGCGTTGGCTCCAACCGGGTGATGTGGCAAAATACAAGTCCCTGTCGGAGACGGTAAACGGAAATACCACAAAAGCCAGTTCACGTTTTATCATGGATGATAACGAGCTGGTGCTGAACACTATTAATATTCAGTACCGCTTTGAGAAGCGTTACGACAAGTTCTTGGAGAGACTCGGGTTGAGTAGTGCCAGCGTAGGATTTTATATGGAAGACCTTTTTCACTGGTCTACGGTGAAAGTGGAGCGTGGTACGGAATATCCGATGTCACGTCAAGTATCCATGTCGCTGAATCTAACTTTTTAA